The proteins below are encoded in one region of Struthio camelus isolate bStrCam1 chromosome 23, bStrCam1.hap1, whole genome shotgun sequence:
- the LOC138062059 gene encoding discoidin, CUB and LCCL domain-containing protein 1-like, with the protein MRERCSSSRGETAERPLSPPPASSVAQGVRDAAGSSRQRSRGHSALALALALLRRCLLLGPLGLRPAGGQDGDGCGHTVLTPHSGTLSSKNYPGTYPNHTACRWRVQAPPGASLVLAFGDVDLEPSEGCAASSLLLSEPDAGTTYGPYCRNASPPAPLLVTNASTVTVLFNSTSHRSGRGLLLSYATSQHPDLVSCLVKGTHYAQEHVSVYCPAGCKDIAGDIWGNVNQGYRDTSVLCKAAVHAGVIADKLGGQVTLSREKGITLYEAAFANGLHSKRGSLSEKRLVFHKACGDALEVAAFNASSSWHEVDALGQDRAWTAERAALAAAGRSWAADPGSEAAWLEVDLGARRNVTGIITKGSSEKHDYYVKSYRVSSSRDGKNWRAYKGSGGQEDKVFEGNADSHEEVFNAFIPPIVARYVRITPQRWHQRIALKVALVGCQLARMRAPRPYAPSAPKDVPVFPSSPASHTPVPGVTLDPEKADSALLVMLLIGGFVLLSSSLLLLAFLCRRKRKPTAELNRGLMKGYPKLESSQVCSLESLPPATSALASFPTTGTPGDLGLDPSPEYAEPDVVQVSPSSQTGPSTFKPALDEGYTLPLVVNHYDVPGKYHEYAEPLPPEPEYATPFSEQAPEPAGTRRNVCVIKVVPSALSRAESPGSPPSPGWRAQYDSPAPWPGEVSGREQATRGDGGVYTSPRPERTASPGGDVAWAPASSPEGSHSQLGDCPLSHVYHEPL; encoded by the exons ATGCGCGAGCGCTGCTCTAGTTCCCGAGGCGAAACCGCAGAGCGgcccctctcgccacctcccgcctcctcggtcgcccaaggagtgagggacgcggccggcagctcccggcagcGCAGCCGAGGCCATT cggcgctggcgctggcgctggcgctgctgcggcgctgcctgctgctgggcccgctggggctgcggccggccggcggccagGACG GCGACGGCTGCGGTCACACCGTGCTGACGCCCCACAGCGGCACCCTGAGCTCCAAAAACTACCCGGGCACCTACCCCAACCACACGGCCTGCCGGTGGCGGGTGCAAGCGCCGCCGGGTGCCTCGCTCGTCCTGGCCTTCGGGGACGTGGACCTGGAGCCGTCGGAGGGCTGCGCCgccagctccctgctgctctctgagCCCGATGCTGGCACCACTTACG GGCCCTACTGCAGGAACGCCAGCCCTCCCGCCCCACTCCTGGTGACCAACGCCAGCACCGTGACCGTCCTCTTCAACAGCACCAGCCACCGCTCCGGCCGGGGCCTCCTGCTGTCCTACGCCACCTCCCAGCACCCAG ACCTGGTCTCCTGCTTGGTGAAGGGCACCCACTACGCGCAGGAGCACGTCAG CGTGTACTGCCCGGCGGGCTGCAAGGACATCGCCGGGGACATTTGGGGCAACGTGAACCAAGGCTACCGAGAC ACCTCGGTGCTGTGCAAGGCGGCCGTGCACGCCGGCGTCATCGCGGACAAGCTGGGCGGCCAGGTCACCCTGTCCCGCGAGAAGGGGATCACGCTCTACGAGGCGGCCTTCGCCAACGGGCTCCACTCCAAAAG GGGCTCCCTCTCCGAGAAGCGTCTCGTTTTCCACAAAG CCTGCGGCGATGCCCTCGAGGTTGCCGCCTTCAACGCCTCGTCCTCCTGGCACGAGGTGGACGCGCTGGGGCAGGACCGGGCCTGGACGGCCGAGCGGGCCGCgctcgctgccgccggccgctccTGGGCGGCCGATCCCGGCTCCGAGGCCGCCTGGCTGGAGGTGGACCTGGGCGCCCGCAGGAACGTCACAG GGATCATCACCAAGGGATCTTCGGAGAAGCACGACTACTACGTGAAGTCCTACCGGGTCTCCTCCAGCCGAGACGGGAAGAACTGGAGAGCCTACAAAGGCAGCGGCGGGCAGGAGGACAAG GTCTTTGAAGGCAACGCCGACAGCCACGAGGAGGTCTTCAACGCCTTCATCCCGCCCATCGTGGCCCGCTACGTGCGCATCACGCCCCAGCGCTGGCACCAACGCATTGCCTTGAAGGTGGCCCTGGTGGGCTGCCAGCTGGCGCGGATGAGGGCCCCCCGGCCCTACG cacccAGCGCCCCAAAGGATGTCCCTGTCTTCCCCAGCAGCCCGGCCAGCCACACGCCTGTCCCCGGCGTCACCCTGGACCCGGAGAAGGCAG ACTCCGCGCTGCTGGTCATGCTGCTCATCGGCGGCTTcgtgctgctctcctccagcctcctgctgctggctTTTCTCTGCCGCCGGAAAAG GAAGCCGACGGCCGAGCTGAACCGCGGGCTCATGAAAG GGTACCCCAAACTGGAGTCGAGCCAGGTGTGCTCCCTGGAGAGCCTGCCGCCTGCCACCTCTGCGCTGGCCTCCTTCCCCACGACGGGCACGCCAGGGGACCTCGGCCTGGACCCTTCGCCAG AATATGCTGAGCCGGACGTGGTGCAGGTGAGCCCCAGCAGCCAGACGGGCCCCTCCACCTTCAAGCCAGCCCTGGACGAAGGCTACACGCTGCCACTGGTCGTGAACCACTACGACGTGCCGGGGAAGTACCACGAGTACGCAGAGCCGCTGCCGCCCGAGCCTGAGTACGCCACGCCGTTCAGCGAGCAGGCGCCCGAGCCTGCCGGCACCCGCAGGAACGTCTGCGTCATCAAGGTGGTCCCCAGCGCCCTGAGCCGCGCCGAGTCCCCCGGCTCGCCCCCGTCCCCGGGCTGGCGGGCGCAGTACGACTCACCCGCCCCGTGGCCCGGGGAGGTGTCCGGCAGGGAACAGGCTACCCGGGGCGACGGCGGGGTCTACACATCCCCCCGGCCGGAGCGGACTGCCAGCCCCGGGGGAGACGTGGCCTGGGCACCCGCATCCTCTCCGGAGGGGTCCCACTCCCAGCTTGGAGACTGCCCACTCTCGCATGTGTACCACGAACCGTTGTga
- the LOC138062010 gene encoding rho GTPase-activating protein 45-like isoform X1, with protein sequence MDQAISRGRQPRVEGEVLGPAGPGQATGGSQGGKRGWHEQGSKSAPLLLSWRGLSEGTHSAGKSLRAWRPVFTFCLCLPEMELAKGLQSLASAFKKTSTHEEPSVPTPETPAPSLEDDVAEGEGHHPDVEQQKQCLQALGETLLVNQQLLEKMEQQWQQAERQLQKEKAELFCLPCCEDTEHKEKEEAAEDEQLSACSTPSSGLRCWRMEMSRRLQSTRQLLQPAAWMRVLARLPAVTA encoded by the exons atggaccaagccatctctcggggtaggcagccgagggtggagggtgaggtcttGGGCCCAGCGGGACCGGGCCAGGCAACAGGGGGCTCTCAGGGAGGAAAGCGGGGCTGGCACgagcaggggtcaaagtctgCGCCCCTCCTCCTGTCCTGGAGGGGTCTGTCAGAGGGAACCCACTCAGCAGGGAAGTCCTTGAGGGCGTGGAGGCCTGTTTTCACCTTCTGCTTGTGTCTGCCAGAAATGGAGCTTGCCAAAGGGCTGCAATCAttagccagtgccttcaagaagaCTAGCACTCACGAAGAG ccCTCGGTGCCAACCCCGGAGACTCCTGCGCCATCTCTCGAAGATGATGTAGCTGAAGGGGAAGGCCATCACCCCGATgtggagcagcaaaagcaatgccttcag gcccttggggaaactctccTCGTTAACCAGCAGCTgctagagaagatggagcagcagtggcagcaggctgAAAGGCAGCTG caaaaggaaaaggctgagctcttctgcctgccgtgctgcgaggacACGGAgcacaaggagaaggaagaggcagCCGAAGACGAGCAGCTgagtgcctgcagcacccccagctctggcctgcgctgctggaggatggagatgagcagacg CTTACAGAGCACacggcagctcctgcagcctgcagcctggatgagGGTTCTTGCCAGGCTGCCAGCAGTAACAGCCTAA
- the LOC138062010 gene encoding uncharacterized protein isoform X2: MDQAISREMELAKGLQSLASAFKKTSTHEEPSVPTPETPAPSLEDDVAEGEGHHPDVEQQKQCLQALGETLLVNQQLLEKMEQQWQQAERQLVSNTESPHSLACCSPSQPRGSPTRQWPGRCISPLFSWGTGAARRQQSKEPSPTRSQRRCSAGQSSELFPSSSSLLFPVDPHSSSLLAKGKG; this comes from the exons atggaccaagccatctctcggg AAATGGAGCTTGCCAAAGGGCTGCAATCAttagccagtgccttcaagaagaCTAGCACTCACGAAGAG ccCTCGGTGCCAACCCCGGAGACTCCTGCGCCATCTCTCGAAGATGATGTAGCTGAAGGGGAAGGCCATCACCCCGATgtggagcagcaaaagcaatgccttcag gcccttggggaaactctccTCGTTAACCAGCAGCTgctagagaagatggagcagcagtggcagcaggctgAAAGGCAGCTGGTAAGTAACACGGAGTCTCCACATTCGCTGGCCTGCTGCTCCCCGAGCCAGCCCCGAGGCTCACCGACACGCCAATGGCCTGGCAgatgcatctccccgctgttctcctggggcacGGGAGCAGCGCGCCGGCAGCAAAGCAAAGAGCCTTCACCAACCCGATCCCAGCGGAGGTGCtctgcaggccaaagctcagagctcttcccctcctcttcatCCTTGCTCTTCCCCGTGGATCCTCACTCGTCTTCTTTgctagcaaaaggaaaaggctga
- the LOC104139580 gene encoding ras-related protein Rab-39B, translated as MEARWHYQFRVIVLGDSTVGKSSLLRRYTEGVFLDAVNQTVGVDFYVRHVELEPGLRIKLQFWDTAGQERFRSVTRSYYRNAAGGMLLFDLTNRASFESIRQWHQEVTDTVQPCRIVFLLVGHKSDLVAERRVGRREAETLASALGVQYIETSAKDASNVTQAFQMLTLAIYQALQTGLLRPTEAWDGVKSSLLLLPGLKSQVPGKEEKQKRCSC; from the exons ATGGAGGCGCGCTGGCATTACCAGTTCCGGGTGATCGTGCTGGGGGACTCCACGGTGGGCAAGTCCTCGCTGCTGCGGCGCTACACCGAGGGCGTCTTCCTCGATGCCGTCAACCAGACGGTCGGGGTGGACTTCTACGTGCGGCACGTGGAGCTCGAGCCGGGGCTCCGCATCAAGCTGCAGTTCTGGGACACGGCCGGGCAGGAGCGGTTCAG GTCCGTGACTCGCTCCTACTACCGCAACGCGGCAGGGGGGATGCTGCTGTTCGACCTCACCAACCGAGCGTCCTTCGAGAGCATCCGGCAGTGGCACCAGGAGGTGACGGACACTGTCCAGCCTTGCCGCATCGTCTTCTTGCTGGTGGGGCACAAGAGCGACCTGGTGGCGGAGCGGCGGGTGGGCCGGAGGGAGGCAGAGACGCTGGCGTCGGCGCTGGGGGTGCAGTACATCGAGACCTCAGCCAAGGACGCAAGCAACGTGACCCAGGCTTTCCAGATGCTGACGCTGGCCATCTACCAAGCGCTGCAGACGGGGCTGCTGCGTCCCACCGAGGCCTGGGACGGGGTGAAGAGCAGCCTCCTGCTCCTGCCGGGGCTGAAGTCTCAGGTtccagggaaggaagagaagcaaaagagatGCTCATGCTAG
- the TAF12 gene encoding transcription initiation factor TFIID subunit 12, which yields MNQFGPSTLINLSNFSSIKPEPASTPPQSSMANSTTVAKMPGTPSGGGRLSPESNQVLTKKKLQDLVREVDPNEQLDEDVEEMLLQIADDFIESVVTAACQLARHRKSNTLEVKDVQLHLERQWNMWIPGFGSEEIRPYKKACTTEAHKQRMALIRKTTKK from the exons ATGAACCAGTTTGGCCCATCTACCTTGATCAACCTCTCCAACTTCTCCTCGATAAAGCCGGAACCGGCCAGCACTCCCCCACAGAGCTCCATGGCGAACAGCACCACTGTGGCAAAGATGCCTGGGACGCCCAGCGGAGGAGGACGGCTCAGTCCTGAAAGCAACCAG GTTTTAACCAAGAAGAAACTGCAGGACCTGGTGCGTGAGGTGGATCCAAACGAGCAGCTGGATGAAGATGTGGAAGAA ATGCTGTTGCAGATCGCCGATGATTTCATAGAGAGCGTGGTGACGGCCGCCTGCCAGCTTGCACGGCATCGCAAATCAAACACCCTGGAAGTGAAAGATGTCCAGTTGCATCTTG AACGTCAGTGGAACATGTGGATCCCGGGCTTTGGTTCTGAAGAAATCAGGCCCTACAAAAAAGCCTGCACTACAGAAGCTCACAAACAG AGAATGGCATTGATCCGCAAAACTACCAAGAAATAG